From the genome of Longispora fulva:
CCTGTCGGTCATCGCACAGCACGCCCGGTCCGACCAGAAGGTGTTCGTCGGGGTCACCGACCCGATCGACCCCCGGGTGGAGACCGCGGAGGAGGTGCGCGACCGGGTGCTGACCGCCGCCCGGCACATCCCCGCCGACCGGCTGGGCACGTGCGACGACTGCGGATTCTCGCCGTTCGCCGACGACGTGTCGACGTCGCGGGAGATCGCGTTCGCGAAGATCGCGGCGCGGGTGGAGGGCACCAGGCTCGCCGCCGAGCAGCTCGGGGTCTGACCGGGTGGCGGGGGCCGCCCAGGGTCCCTGCCGCCCCAGCCCCTGCATGGGGTCACGGAGCCGATCTGCCCGGCGGCGCGAGTTCGCCGGGCAGATCGGCGAGCCGGCCCGCGCACAGTCGTACCGTGACGAAAGCCTAACCCCGGGTCAGCCACCGCCAGCGCGGCAGTTCCGTGACCACTGTGGCCGCCGCGAGCACCGACACCCCGACGGCGACCGGCGCCGGCCACGCCCACCACGACGACACCACCGCCGCGACCAGCTGCAGCACGACCAGCAGCACTGTCACGGCCCCGGGCACGGCCACCAGCACCTGCTTCTTGTCCCCCGGCGTGCCGAACACCGTCGGCAGCCCGATCAGGACCAGCACCGACACCACGGCTAACACCACTGAGTGCCGGGCAAGGGCCCACGGGGTGGCCACCCACGCGAACAGCTCGGTCGCGAACCGCAGCACGGACGGCAGCCGGTCCCCCGGCCGGGTCACGACGGCGACCCGTCGAAGTGGGCCCGGAGCCGATCGGCGTACGGGCGGCGCTCGGCGGCGGTGGCGTACTCGGGCAGCGGTCGCGTGCCGTAGAGGAGGTCGTCGGGGTACCGGGGGAACACGTGCACGTGGTAGTGCCACACGTCCTGGTAACCGGCGGGTTCGTTGTGCTGGCGGGTCGACACGCCGGCGCATCCGTAGCTGGCGCGCAGCGCGACGGCCACCTCGCGGACCAGGTCGTGCACGGCGTGTCCGGCGGCGGACGGCAGGTCATAGAGGGTCTCATGGTGGGCGGTCGGCACGACGAGCACGTGGCCCCGGTTCTTCGGCCACATCCGGGGCGAGATCAGCGCCAGGGCGGCGTCGGTGCGGCGCACGATGTCCGGCGGGCCGCTCAGGGCGTCGCCGCCGCCGGCCGCGAGCCGGCAGAAGGGGCAGTCGTAGTCGGGGGGCGCGTGGGTCACGGTCACCCGATGATCATGCCAGGGTCCATGCCGCCGTGGCCTCGTGCAGAGCCGCCACGCACGCGGCCACGGCGGGGTGGGTGGCCGCGCCCCGCCGGTAGGTGACCCGGGTGCGCCGGCGGGCGGCGAGCGGGACCAGGCGCACCCCGACCGGCGGCTGTGCGGCGGCCAGTTGCGGCACGAGCGACACGCCCTGCCCTGCCGCGACCAGCGCGAGCACCGCGGCGAAGTCGTCGGCGTGGTGGCGCACCAGCGGGGTGAAACCGGCCGTGCGGCACACCTGCGTGGCCACCGCGTGGCAGGCCGTCCCGGGACTGCCCACGATCCAGGCGGCGTGCCGTGCCCCGCCGACCGGGTCACCGCCCAGGTCAGGGCTGTCGACGGGTACGGCAAGATAGACCGTCTCCTCCAGCAGCGCCACCGCGTCGAGGGCCTGGTCGGGCTCGACCGGCATGATGTCGT
Proteins encoded in this window:
- a CDS encoding HIT family protein, with protein sequence MTVTHAPPDYDCPFCRLAAGGGDALSGPPDIVRRTDAALALISPRMWPKNRGHVLVVPTAHHETLYDLPSAAGHAVHDLVREVAVALRASYGCAGVSTRQHNEPAGYQDVWHYHVHVFPRYPDDLLYGTRPLPEYATAAERRPYADRLRAHFDGSPS
- a CDS encoding LysR substrate-binding domain-containing protein → MLDVRRLRLLCDLAQLGTIAAVARSHTYSPSAVSQQLAVLEREAGVPLLERTGRTVVLTPAGVVLVRHAEAVLAALEGASAALATVGGRLSGPLRIGAFPTAVRTLLPAALVTLGREHPGLELRVTELDPVAVPEALRERRLDVALVHDYDIMPVEPDQALDAVALLEETVYLAVPVDSPDLGGDPVGGARHAAWIVGSPGTACHAVATQVCRTAGFTPLVRHHADDFAAVLALVAAGQGVSLVPQLAAAQPPVGVRLVPLAARRRTRVTYRRGAATHPAVAACVAALHEATAAWTLA